A stretch of the Esox lucius isolate fEsoLuc1 chromosome 2, fEsoLuc1.pri, whole genome shotgun sequence genome encodes the following:
- the zgc:153993 gene encoding apoptosis regulator BAX — MADSRERKKIVEDEPQGAVGGEDVVDDRIMERTAIVFRGFVIRRISTDDPQRHLSPEDLGGESNELEDRQIKDVVSQLLIIADDLNRNAELQHLMSTVQANCAQDVFFSVAREILVDGINWGRVVALFHLAYKLIYLALTQNHLEIIKKIISWLLQFIREHVSAWIRQQGGWEAVIRSVSHWRTVSLAAAIAFIAVVVYWRKTH, encoded by the exons ATGGCAGACtccagagaaagaaagaaaatagtcGAAGATGAACCCCAGGGTGCAGTTGGGGGTGAAG ATGTCGTCGATGACAGAATTATGGAGCGAACAGCGATTGTTTTCAGAGG GTTTGTCATCCGAAGGATTAGTACAGATGATCCACAGAGACATTTGTCTCCAGAAGACCTTGGCGGTGAATCCAATGAACTGGAGGACCGTCAAATTAAAGATGTAGTCAGCCAGCTGCTGATAATCGCTGACGACCTGAATCGAAACGCTGAGCTACAACA CCTAATGAGCACAGTTCAGGCCAACTGTGCACAGGATGTCTTCTTCTCGGTGGCCAGGGAAATCCTTGTAGATGGCATCAACTGGGGACGTGTGGTTGCACTTTTTCACCTGGCTTACAAGCTTATCTACTTG GCATTGACACAGAACCACTTAGAAATCATTAAGAAGATTATAAGCTGGTTATTACAGTTCATCAGGGAACACGTCTCCGCTTGGATCAGACAGCAAGGAGGATGG GAGGCGGTCATCAGAAGCGTGTCACACTGGCGTACTGTGTCGCTCGCGGCGGCAATAGCTTTCATTGCCGTAGTGGTTTACTGGAGGAAAACCCACTGA